The Bacteroidota bacterium genome includes the window GCCCCGGTGAGCGCTCCGGCCAGGGCGTCGGCGACGGTCGCGGGCGCCGCGTCGTCGAGGACGAGCGAGGCGTCGAGGCCGCGCACCGTCTCGGGGAGCCCGCCGATGGGCGTCACGAGAACCGGCGTGCCCGCCGCGAGCGACTCGATCGTGATGAGGCCAAAGCCTTCGAGCGCAACGGTTGGGACGATGCTCACGTCGGCGGCGCGGTAGGCGAGCGGCAGATCCGCGTCCGGCACGAAGCCGAGGAGCTTCACGTGGTCGGACAGCCCGCGCGCCTCAATCTGCGCCTGTAGCGTCGCGGCGAGGGCACCCTTTCCGGCGATCATTACCTGCACGTCGGGCACCTGCTGCCGCACCGTCTCGACGGCCTCAATGAGTCCTTCGAGGCCCATACGCGGCTGGAGGCGACGCACCGCGAGGACGGTCGGGCGGTCCGACGGCCAGCCGAGCAACTCGCGCGCCTCCTTCCTGCTCAGGGTCGAGTCGAACGCCGATGCATCGACACCGCCGGGGACGATCTCGATCTTGTCGAGCGCCACGTCGTAGCGGCGGTGGAGCACATCGCGGAACGCCTCGGAGAGGACGATGAAACGGGCGGCGCGGCGGTAGACCTGCTGTTCCAGCTCCCACTTGGCGCGCGCAGCCATGCTGGACGCTCCCTCGACGGCCCCCTCGGCGGCCCACGGTCCGTGGAAGTGGACCACGAGCGGCTGGTCGTTCATCGCGCCGAGGAGCGGTGCCGTGTAGAGCGCGAAGTGGCTCACGAGCACATCCGGTCGGAGCGCCTGGAGCATGCGGCGGCCCGTCGTGCGCGCCTGCCAGAGCCGGGTCGGCATCGGCGCGTCTGCACGGGCACACGAGCGGACGCGGCCGTGCGTCTGCGCCGCGAGCCCGGTCGAGCCTGCCACGATGCCGTGCACGCCCACGCCCGCCTCGGGCAGGGCGTGCATCAGGTGATAGTACATCCGGTTGAGCCCGCCCGCCTGCTCGGGAAACCAGCCCATGCCGATCTGGAGCGTGAGGAGCGTCGCGGGCATGCGCGGCGACACCGGCGGGGCGGCAGGACTCGGCAGCATAGCGGAGTGGACTTAGGAGATGGAGGTGGGCGCAGCCGTCACGTCGCACGCATCGACGAGCGCGGCGTAGACGGCGGTGGCCCTGGCGAGGAGGTCGGCACAGCGGTCGAGATCCGCTTGCTTCTCGGCGCGGCGGCGCTCTTGCTCAGGGCTGGTCGCTTTGCGCGCAGCCCGGATCGACTCCACCGCCGCGCTCGCGCCGTCGCCCGTAACAGAGGGGCCGCTCGCGAAGGCCGTACCGAATCGAACATTGACCTCGGCGATCACGCCTTCGAAGTCATGGATGGTACGCGCGAACGGGCTCAGGACAATACCGTCGGCGACCGGCAGCAGCGCGCGGTAGAAGGCGATGTAGCCTTCGAGGACCTGCGCAACGTCGAGGTGTGGCCAGCGGGCGGTCGTTGAGAGGACAGCCTTGTCCGGCTCGCGGATCGTGACGACGGTCGGAAGCTCGCGGCGCACCGCGCGTACGATTTGCGCCGCCGCGTGCATGTGGTGCGACATCGACACGGCGCGCGTCTGCCAGCTCTTGAAGAGGTCGGCGGCGTACGAGTTGGCCGAGCCCTGAAAGCCGTCGATCACCAACTCGGTGTCCGCGCGGAGGCGATGCTCCCGGGCGTCGTCGGCCCCGTAGCGCAAGCCCGACTTGATCTGGTCCCACCAGATATAGGGCTGGTAGAGCCAGAAAAGGGACACGTCCGACGAGAGCCGGGTGCGAATGTCGAAGATGAGACGGCGCGGATTCATACGAGCAAGGCTACCAAGAAATGCGCCGGATTTACGACGCCGAGGGCACGGCGGCCGCCGGATTCGCCGCAGCTTCGCGGACCAGCCGCATCGGCGTGCGGCCCGCGGCCACAGCCTCGAAGACCTCGACGTAGTGCTTCGCCATGCGCGCCCACGTATGCCGCTCGGCAATCGCCCGTCCAGCCTGCCCCATCCGGGCGCGCAGTGCCGCATCGATCGTGAGCCGCTGCATCGCGTCAGCCAACCCAGCCACATCGTCGGGGTCGTCGAGGACGATGCCAGCGTCGGGCGTCACGAGTGCCGCTGCGCCCGCCGTCGAGGCAGTGACGATGGGCTTCGCAGACGCCATGGCCTCGGTGACGACGAGGCCGAACGGGTCGTAGCGCGACGGAAACACCACGAAGTCGGCGGCGCGCATCAGCGCGGGCAGGTCGCGGCGAAAGTCGAGGAAGAGGACCTGATCGCTCACGCCGAGGTCTTTCGCAAGCTGGGGATACGGGCTGCCTTCGACGCGCCCCGCCACAGCGAGCCGCAGTTCCGAGGCGTCTGTGCTGGCGAGGCGTTCGAGCGCTCGAAGCGTTCCGTCGAGGTTCTTGCGTGGCGTGCGGATGTCGCCGACGAACAACGCGACGGGCTGCGTACCCGGCAAGCCAAGCGCGCGCCGATCCTCCGCGTTCATCGGCGTCGGTCGGAATTCCTCGACATCGACGCCGTTGTTGACGACGGTGATTTTTTCCGACGGCACGCCAATGTCGACCAGTTCGTCGCGCACCCGGTCGGCGACGGCGACCACCCGCTTCGCCTCGGCAAACGCCCGGCGTTCGAGGCGGGCGTTGGCGCTCGTGTAGAGCTTGTGGTAGGCCCCGAACACACCCCCGCGCAGCTTAGAAACATGGACGGGCGAACGCAGCCACGCGCCGTGGACGAAGTGCGCCACGTTGACGTCGGCCCGGGCAAACGTGACGAACCCATTGGCCACGACGAGGTCGAACTCGGACCGATGGGCGTCGAGCCACCGGGCGCTCCGCCGTGCGAAGACATGGTTCTTGACGAGCTGTGTGGGTCCACGCCCCGGCTCGATGCGCTGCCACGTGATGCCGTCACGGGCAGCGAGGCCGTCGTCGACGCGCGCGGCCACGAGCGTCACGGCATGCCCCGCGTCCGCGAGCGCGTGCGCGACCTCGGCGTTGACGCGGCCCTGGCCGTCGCCGCGGATCAGGTTGTGGGTGACAAGTGCGAGGCGCATGCGGGTCCAGGCTAAGCGAGCGCAAGGGCGGCGTCTTCTTCCTCCGCCTGCTCGGCGTTTTCAGCTTCAAGCGCTTGACGGCGCTTCGTGGTGAACTGGTCGAGCGCGCCGATGAGGAACCAGCACCACGCCGCGAGGAAGTATTCCGTCCCGCGCGTCCAGCCACCAATGTGGATGAGCAGCATGCCCCCCATCGCGAGGGCGAGCGTCGTTCGCATCTGGAGGTAGTACCAGAACGCATTCCACCCAACCAGCAGTAGGATGCCGCCGTAGATCACCATGCCCATCAGCCCGAGCGAGAGAATCAGGTTGGTGTAGTCGAACTCGCTCGATCTGCGGTTGCCGCCGAACTTCTTCGCGGCCGGTGTGGTGGAGCCGAGGCCGAGGCCGAGCGGCGTCGAGAAGCCCGAGAGGAAGCCGCGCTCCATCATGTCGCCGTGCTTGCCGACGGTCGACGTCTCGGCATCCATCGGGTTGAGCAGCCCGTCGGCGTTGCGGCCCACGAGCACATCAGCCGCGCCGCTCTCCATCTCCATTGAAGAGACGGCCGAGAGGCTGTAGCCCGCCGCGCCGAGCGTGATGACCACCGCCAGCACGAGACGCGGCACCCAGGACGCCGCGCTCCGGCTCGTGATCGCCCACACGAGCGGCACGAGGGCGAGCACTTTCACGATGGGCCCGCGGCTCCCGATCAGGAACAGGGCGACCACCAGAAACGCGACGATCGGCAGCAGGTCGAGCCGCTTGCGCGTGGACACCATCGCCCAGAGCGCCACGATCGACATCATCAGGAAGCCCGCGTACTCCGACGCCGCCGTGAACCACGAAAACGGCCGGACCACATCGCTGGCGACCCAGAGCGAGGAATAGCCTTCCGTGTCGATCCACTCCTGCTCAAACGGCAGGAAGCCGACAAACACCTGGTAGAGCCCCAAGATGCCCGCGAGCACGGCGATGACGGGTAGCGCCACGAGGACGAGCTTGTTGAGCATCTCCTCGGTCGCGTAGATCTGCCCGAGCCAGAACCAGCACACCGGCACGATGGTGAAGAGCGCACCCGCGATCCCGACGCTCATGCCGCCCTGCGCTGGGTTTAGGATCTGGAGCGTCATCAGAATCAGCAGCGCCACGACCCACTTCGAGAGCGTGCTGTCGAACCGCAGCGATTTCGTTGCCACGAGGGAGGCGACCATCAGCCCCACCACGAGCGGCGGTACGAGCAGGATCGGGTCTTGACCCGAGTTGGGATACGTGATCGTGATGAACCGCCGGAAGTCGCCGAGGAAGCACAGGATGCCGAGCAGCACCACAATCATGAGGCGCGGCGTGACGCTCCCAGCGGCGATGAGCGCGAAGAGCATCCCGCCCGCGATGGCGAGCCGTGCCTGCTCCGTGGCGACGGCCCACCCGCAAAACAGCGCCACCGCCAGCGTGATGAGCACGGGCTTGAGCGCCGTCCATTGGGACTGGCTGAGGCGAAGGTTGGCTACGAGGGAACTCATAGGAAGCTGCTCATGGCGGTGAGTCAGGCGAGATGGCGGCGGACGAGGGCAGCGGCGTCGCGGGCGAGGCGCTCGGTGCTGAACTGCGCAGCACGGGCACGAGCGCCATCGGCGAGGCGAGCGCGTGCGGCGGGGTCGTCGGCGAGGCGGCGCAGTACGTCGGCGAGGGCGTCGGGCTCGCCGGGGGGCACGAGCAGCCCCGATTCCGGCGTCACGATTTCGAGCGGCCCGCCGTGCGCCGTGGCGATGACAGGCTTGCACATCGCCATACCCTCTAAAATTACCATGCCAAACGGCTCGGGGCCCGTCGAGGCGTGCACCAACACGTCGAAGGCATTCATCCATTCCGGCACGTTCGGCTGATGCCCGACGAAGCGGAGTTGGTCGGCGACCCCGTGCCGCTCTGCGAGCGCCGTGAGTGCGCCTGGATAGTCCGGCTCCGAAAAGTGCGGCCCGCCCACCACGACGAACACGGCGTCGGGATGCGCCCGCGCGACCTGCGCCGCCGCCTCGACGAACACGTGGATGCCTTTCCAGTGCTGGAGCCGCCCCACGATGCCTGCCACGAACGCGTCCGTCGGTAGATCGAGCTTGGCGCGCAGCTCGGCGACCGAGGGCAACGTGTCCGCGTCGAAGCGCGCGAGGTTGACGGCGGGATAGAGCACCTCGGCGTGCCGCGACGGCCAGAGCGTTGCTTGGCCCGCCTTCGCCGCCTCGGAGCAGCACAGAATCGACGCCGAGGGCAGCAGCGTCGCGGTGCGGTGGATCGGGTTTTTCGAGGTGATCGTGTGCTGGAACCAGAACGCCGGGATGCGCGCGAGCAGCGCCGCGGGGCCGCTGTAGAGGTGCCCTTTCGGCATCCACGCGAGCGCTGCGTCGGCGTCGAGGTCGCGCAACCAGGCTGCGATCCGCCGCACCGTGCCGATCTGCCGACCCACCTGACGCACACGGCCCGCGTCGAACACCTCGGCTTGGACACCGAGAGCGCGGACGGCCTCGACCATCGGCCCGTCTTCGAGGAAGGCGACAGCATAGCGGCATCCCACCCCGCCGTCAGCGACGAGTGCCTGGTTAGCATCCAGCAATTGCAATAACAGAAGCTCTGCCCCACCCCGCTGCTCCGCCAGCGGCATCACAACCCCGACGGTCGGCCTTGAGCGAGGGTCTGAACTCCCTCGTACACCACCTGAACTATCCCCTTCGCCTGCGAAGGGGACCGTTTCGCGACCCTTTACGGGGAGCGAAACAGGGGGTGCGGTTTGGGTTTCCGTCTTCATCCTACTTCCCTCCCACGTAGCCATACTTCAGCAGGAACGGCCACGTCAGTGCCGTCACCGTCGCGCGGTCCCGCGTCGGGAGGTGCTCGCGCCACGCGTCGTCTATGCGGAGCTTTACTACGCCGCCCGCCGTGCGTTTCGGATTGCCCCACACGGTATGGTTCTCGCCCATCGCCACGGCGTCGGGGGCGACAAAGGGCAGGGTCTCAGCAGGCTCGTCGATCCAGTCGAGAACGCGGCGCACAGAAGCCTCAGGCGCGGCGATGAAGTCCTCGTAGCGCAGCCGCTGGTAACGCGTCGGATCGCGACGGCGCATCAACTCGATCACGCCGTTCCAGGCCGACCATTTGCGGGCGCTTGCCGCTGTCGAGAAGCGCTGCATCTCGGCTGCACCGCCGCCGTCCTGCCGGGTGATCTTCTTGCGCCACGAATAGGCCGACGCGCGCGGGTCACGGACGAGGTGGAGCAGGTAGAGGTCCACGGCGCCGGTTTGCCGCAGCGACTCCGCGTACGACGGAAACTTCGACGAGTCGACGAGCACGCGCGCGCCGGAGGACTCGCGGAGCGCCTGGTACACCCGACGGAGGTCGGCGTGGTAGCTGGCTGCCTCGGGGTGGTCGAACGTGGTGCGGCCTTTCAGCAGATGCGGCAACAGTCTTTTGATCTGCGGCAACGCCTCGCGGACCCGTGCCATGCGCGACCAGTCGACGCCGTCTGGGTAGTCGCTCGCGGGAAACGCTACATCGAACGCAGGACGCCATACGGGGCAGGCGTCGAAGCGCTCGCCGCAGCCGCAGACGGCGTTGTCACGAACGCCGCGCTCCCAGACGTGGCGCACCTCGCCGAGGTGGACGAGGCCGTCCACGCTACCGAGCACGTTGCCTACGAGCGTACTGCCGCTGCGCCCCCATCCGGCGATGAAGAGCACCTTGACGGGCGCATCAGCAGTGTCCGTCGTGGCAAGCGGCTGCGCCATCGTCTCAGGCATGCTGCGCCTCGCGGTTTTGCGCAGCTACGTCGTACCCAAGCGCGTCGAGCAGGCGGTCGGCGACGAGGGGCCAGTCGAACTGCGCGGCGTAGAGGGCCTGTGCATCGCGTCCGAGCGACGTGCGTGCAGCATCGTCGTTTGCCAGGGCCGCGGCAGCCTGGGCGAAGGCGGCGGGGTCGTCCGACGGCATCGCCGCGAAGGCCTGCCCAGTCTGCTCCTGGACGACCGGATCGGAGAGGTGACCGAGCGTGGTCACGGTCGGCGTGCCGTGTTGCAGGGCGACCATCGTGGAACCGCGCCGCGTCGAGAAGCCGTCGGGGTACGGCGCAAGGTAGAGGTCGAACGCCGAGAACGCGCGCGAGACCGCGTCGGCGGGGAGCGGGCCGAGGTCGCGGAACGGCACGTCGCGGCTGCCTGGCGTGTTGAGCGCGGTCCGGAGCGCCGCCCCGCGCCGCCCGACGTAGCAGAGCGTCGCGTTCGGCTGCACGTCGAGGATGGCCCGGATGGCCTGCCGGACGTGCGCGTCCATGCCCTTCGTGAAGCCGCTGCCGAAGAGGCCGACAGCGAAGGTGTCGCTGAGCCCAAACTCGTCGCGCACCTCGTCGCGGTCGCCGCGCTCGAACGGGATATTCGAGCCGATGGGCAGGTGCCGGACTGGGACGTCGAACCACCCCCTGAACCGCTCGGCCCACGGCGCGATGGAGGTAAACACCACATCAGCCATGCGCCCAAGGGCCCACAGCGTCGGCCGCTGCCACAGCGTCTCGACGAGGTAGGTCGGCGTCGTGAGCGGGACGAACGGCTCGTGGATCATGAGCGCGATCCGCAGCCCCGGCACGCGCTTCCGGAGCCGTCGCACGGCGAGCGGGAGCCACGGATTCAGCCCGTAGGCACCGTACGAGAACGGGTTGTACTGCACCACCAACCAATCGGGCCGGTCCGCCTCGAACCGTCTTGTGACGGCCTCCACGACGTGGAGGATGCCCTTGCGCAAGGTCTTCGAGAACGCGACATCGACGGTCGCACCGGGAATCGGAGCCGCGTCGGTCTGCGCGGTCAGGACGGTGGCCCGTATGTGCTCGCCCAGCTCCGCGGCGAGGCGGGCCGTGTAGTCGCCAATGCCATCGAGGCGGGGCGGCAGCGTGGGAAAAAGCAGCGCGACGTGCATGGCGGAGGGAGCCAGCAGCGAGGGTGTGCGGGAGGGCGGCGATGCCTGGCGATCATGCGCCAGGCGACAGCGGACGGGGGCGCGTCTCGCTGGGCGGGTGAACTACCGAGCGAACTCGACGATCTGGTAGTAGCTGTACTTGCGCACGGGCGGCACCGTGCGCCAGAGCGCCTGGTCGATGTCCTTCGTCAGTTTGAGGAGGCGACCGTATTTCGCTTGGTGCTTGAAAACATACGTGTTCAGCTTGCGGAAGAACACGAAGTCTGGGTGCAGCACCTCGACGTGTGGGAAGCGCGCCCGGAGCATCTCGACCTCCTCCGGAAGGAGCGGGATCTCGTCATCGTCGCCGTGCTTGGGGATGCCGCCGCGGCCCGCGAGGTAGTTGCGCGAGAAGTTGAGCAGCGGGTTGCGGCCGTTGTTCTCCAGAAAGACGCCACGACCACCTTCGGCGGTCACGTCGCGGAGCACATCGGCAAACTGGTCGAAGGGCTCGACGTGGTGCAGGATGTACTTGCCATAGACGAGATCGTACTGCTCACCGAGGTCACGGAGATCGAGCGCGTCGCACTGGTGACCGACGACGCGGTCGGCGACGCCGTTCTTCTCTGCGAGGGGGACCAGTTGCTCGATCGAGGTCGTCGAGAAGTCGGTCGCAGTGACGTGCGCGCCGAGCTTCGCCATGTACATCGAAAGGTAGCCGTTGCCGCAGCCGACTTCGAGGACGCGCTTGCCGGCGGGGTCACCGAGGCGGTCGAGGAAGGCGCGCTTCGTGAAGCGCCAGTTCTCGTAGAACGCCGCTGGTTCGATGACGGGCAGGGTCTTCTGGCGCAGGGTTTCGTCCCAGAAGGCCTTGGCAGCGCTGTCGGGAACGGTCGCGGAGGGTGCGCTCATCGCGGGAGGGCTGGAGGGTGTGCAAGGGTAGACGGGCTCGGTGGTAGAGAACACCGCTCCCAACGCGAGGCGGCGGCGTCAGGCGCGCCCATCGTTGCGCCTAGGTTCCGTCGGCGCAGAGTATACGCGTAGTCGCCGCGGTGCCTGCGTGCAATCTCCGCGTGTTCTCTGACCGGGACCCGACAGCCTCAAATGTCGAGCCGCCGCTGTCGTCCGTGTTCTGCGAAAAAAGCCTTGCTCCCCGGACGCGGCGGTGGTAGCGTGCGGCATGCGCCTCGTAATTACCCTAGCCCTGCTCGTCCCGCTCGCCGCGCTGGCTCAGCCTGGCCTTCCGCAGCCACCCGTCCCGCCGGACTCGCTCGGTCCGCCAACGTTCATGTCAGGCGCCGGGCTCGCGATCCGGCTCACCAACGATGGGTTTGGCGTGGGCGGCGTGCTCCGCGCCGAAGTGGGTGAGACGACCTCCCTCTTCATCGAGGCCAGCGTCAACCCCGGCAAGGACGAGCGTGAGCAGCAGTTCTTCATCGGCTTCTTTGGCGAGACGGTGGTGCCACTCAAGCGCAACTACTTCGCGATGATGCCGGTGCACGCGGGCGTAGAGCAGCGCCTCTTTCGCGACAGCATTGAGGACAACTTCCGCCCGTTTTTCCAGATCGCCGCCGGGCCAACCTTTGGGTACCAGTGGCCCTACTTCGAGGACACCAACAGGAACGGCGTTCGCAACGAGGGCGAGTCCCTGGAAGGCGCCTTCGGCGGGTTCGGGGACGGCAGCTTCCGGATGGGCCTCGGCGGTACGATTTCAGTCGGGGCCTACTTCGGGCGAAGCCGCCGCACCACGCAGGGGCTGCGAATCGGCTACCACGGTACCTACTTCTTCGACCAGGTCGATCTCCTCGAGCTCAACCCCGACGTGCAGGACCCCTCGAAGCACTATTTCGGGACGCCGCTCGTGAGCGTGCACCTGCTTCGGTTGTGGTGACTCGGCCCGGAGCCGCGCTCACACTGCGCCGTACCGGACTTGGCCCGGAGCCGCGCTCACCCTGCGCCGTACCGTAAGTCTCCACTCTTCCCTGCAGTTCATCCTCCGCTCGCCATGACTGTCACGTACTACGGCCACTCCGCCTTCCAAATCGAGACGAGCGGCCCGACCCTGCTCTTCGACCCGTTCATCACGGGCAACAAGCACACCGAGGGCGTTGTCACGGCCGAGGACCTCGCCCCGGACGTAGTGCTCATCACGCACGCCCACGGCGACCACTGGGGCGACACGCCTAGCATACTCGAACGCACCGGCGCGCTCCTCGTCGCCCAGTTCGACGTCACGCAGTATGCCCAGCGCGTGCTCGACTACACCAACGTGCACCCGATGAACACGGGCGGGGCGTGGGATTTCGAATGGGGCCGCGTCACCAACACCTATGCCCGACACTCGTCGTCTTTTCCCGACGGCGCCTACGGGGGCCTTGCGGGCGGCTTCATTCTGGAGATCGACGGCACGACGATCTACAACGCGGGCGACACCTGCCGCTTCGCCGAGATGGCCTGGCTGGGCGAGCAGTACGACTTCGACCTCTGCTTCCTCCCCATCGGCGACGACTTCACGATGGGCATCGACGAGGCCGTGGAGTCGGCCAAGATGCTGCGGCCGAAAGTGACAGTGCCGGTGCACTACGACACGTTTCCGCTCATTATGGCCGACACGGCGGAGTTCGCGTCCAAGATGGACGCCGCAGGCTTGAAAGCGCAGCCGCTTGCCCCGGGTGAGACTTTGGCTGCGTGAGACTTTGGCTGCGTGAGACTTTGGCTGCGTGAGGCCTTGGCTGTGTGACCCGGTAGGCAGCAGGCCGCCGAAGCGGGTAGGCGTCGTATACTGAACCGTCGCGTGCCACTCGTCCCACGCCTGCTGTGCTCATGCCTGCCCGAGCCTGGTCCTTCGCCGTTGTCCGCTCGACCGTCCGTGCGCTCCTGAGCGCGGTGCTCGTCGGGGCGGTCTGCGCGGGTGCGGGGCTGACTCACGAGGCCCAGGCCCAGCGCCCCTTTCAGACGCTCGACCCGCTCTACCAGGGCGAGCAGGCGCAGCGGACGTTCTATGACGGCCTCGCGGTGTCGGCGTTGATCGACTACCGCCCTACCGGGCTGCTCCAGTCGTCGAGTTCAACTGGAGTCGGCCAGCGGAGCGCCGTGAGCCTGGCCGGCCGCGTCGACTACGCCCTACTGCCGCAAGTGGATGTCGCGGCGATCGTGGACCTCAGTGGCGGCATCGGCACCGGTCCGGTGGCGCTTCGGTGGTTGATCGTGAAGCCCTTCTGGACGAACGAAGGCACGGACTACGCCGTCCGCATCGCTGTAGACCCTGCCTCGGAGGGCGGCCTTGGCTTTAGGCAGACCGACGTAGCGTTCCTCTCCTCGTCGGACCTCACGCCCCTCGTCTCCACGGACTTTGCAATCGGGCTGCGCCGCGTCCGGGCGGGCGTCAATGCGGAGCTTCTGGATGACACGGGTACGTTCGATAACACGATGGCGCTGCTGCTCGACGGCGACCGCATCCGCGTGATCGGGACCGAGATGCATGTCTACTGGGGGGTCAACTTCCACTATGACCTCGCCGGAAGCAACGTCGCGGTGGCTCTGCTCGCCGAGGGCGCGACGTATCGCTATGTGGAAACCGATGCTGCCCAGAACCTACCAGGGGCATTCGAGGGCGCCGAGAATCGGGTCCGGAGCGGCATCGGCTGGCTTCAGTTGGGCCTCGACTTCGACCGCCCGAGCTTCCAGCTTAGCCCCCACGTGGCGCTACCCCTCGTGGTTTGGGGCGACGTCCAGGGCGAATCCGTCCGCTCGGGCCCCCGCCCCAACAAGGTGCGCGTGGGCCTAAACATCATGCTGCGGTAAGCCGCTCTCGATGTTCGAGGGCGAGCGTAACTAACGTTCGCGGTACGCGTATCGTGCGGGAAGCCCCTTCGCCGATGCGCTGGTTGT containing:
- a CDS encoding sulfotransferase; translated protein: MPETMAQPLATTDTADAPVKVLFIAGWGRSGSTLVGNVLGSVDGLVHLGEVRHVWERGVRDNAVCGCGERFDACPVWRPAFDVAFPASDYPDGVDWSRMARVREALPQIKRLLPHLLKGRTTFDHPEAASYHADLRRVYQALRESSGARVLVDSSKFPSYAESLRQTGAVDLYLLHLVRDPRASAYSWRKKITRQDGGGAAEMQRFSTAASARKWSAWNGVIELMRRRDPTRYQRLRYEDFIAAPEASVRRVLDWIDEPAETLPFVAPDAVAMGENHTVWGNPKRTAGGVVKLRIDDAWREHLPTRDRATVTALTWPFLLKYGYVGGK
- a CDS encoding glycosyltransferase; its protein translation is MLDANQALVADGGVGCRYAVAFLEDGPMVEAVRALGVQAEVFDAGRVRQVGRQIGTVRRIAAWLRDLDADAALAWMPKGHLYSGPAALLARIPAFWFQHTITSKNPIHRTATLLPSASILCCSEAAKAGQATLWPSRHAEVLYPAVNLARFDADTLPSVAELRAKLDLPTDAFVAGIVGRLQHWKGIHVFVEAAAQVARAHPDAVFVVVGGPHFSEPDYPGALTALAERHGVADQLRFVGHQPNVPEWMNAFDVLVHASTGPEPFGMVILEGMAMCKPVIATAHGGPLEIVTPESGLLVPPGEPDALADVLRRLADDPAARARLADGARARAAQFSTERLARDAAALVRRHLA
- a CDS encoding glycosyltransferase; amino-acid sequence: MHVALLFPTLPPRLDGIGDYTARLAAELGEHIRATVLTAQTDAAPIPGATVDVAFSKTLRKGILHVVEAVTRRFEADRPDWLVVQYNPFSYGAYGLNPWLPLAVRRLRKRVPGLRIALMIHEPFVPLTTPTYLVETLWQRPTLWALGRMADVVFTSIAPWAERFRGWFDVPVRHLPIGSNIPFERGDRDEVRDEFGLSDTFAVGLFGSGFTKGMDAHVRQAIRAILDVQPNATLCYVGRRGAALRTALNTPGSRDVPFRDLGPLPADAVSRAFSAFDLYLAPYPDGFSTRRGSTMVALQHGTPTVTTLGHLSDPVVQEQTGQAFAAMPSDDPAAFAQAAAALANDDAARTSLGRDAQALYAAQFDWPLVADRLLDALGYDVAAQNREAQHA
- a CDS encoding metal-dependent hydrolase; translated protein: MTVTYYGHSAFQIETSGPTLLFDPFITGNKHTEGVVTAEDLAPDVVLITHAHGDHWGDTPSILERTGALLVAQFDVTQYAQRVLDYTNVHPMNTGGAWDFEWGRVTNTYARHSSSFPDGAYGGLAGGFILEIDGTTIYNAGDTCRFAEMAWLGEQYDFDLCFLPIGDDFTMGIDEAVESAKMLRPKVTVPVHYDTFPLIMADTAEFASKMDAAGLKAQPLAPGETLAA
- a CDS encoding glycosyltransferase family 4 protein, with the translated sequence MRLALVTHNLIRGDGQGRVNAEVAHALADAGHAVTLVAARVDDGLAARDGITWQRIEPGRGPTQLVKNHVFARRSARWLDAHRSEFDLVVANGFVTFARADVNVAHFVHGAWLRSPVHVSKLRGGVFGAYHKLYTSANARLERRAFAEAKRVVAVADRVRDELVDIGVPSEKITVVNNGVDVEEFRPTPMNAEDRRALGLPGTQPVALFVGDIRTPRKNLDGTLRALERLASTDASELRLAVAGRVEGSPYPQLAKDLGVSDQVLFLDFRRDLPALMRAADFVVFPSRYDPFGLVVTEAMASAKPIVTASTAGAAALVTPDAGIVLDDPDDVAGLADAMQRLTIDAALRARMGQAGRAIAERHTWARMAKHYVEVFEAVAAGRTPMRLVREAAANPAAAVPSAS
- a CDS encoding glycosyltransferase family 4 protein, which gives rise to MLPSPAAPPVSPRMPATLLTLQIGMGWFPEQAGGLNRMYYHLMHALPEAGVGVHGIVAGSTGLAAQTHGRVRSCARADAPMPTRLWQARTTGRRMLQALRPDVLVSHFALYTAPLLGAMNDQPLVVHFHGPWAAEGAVEGASSMAARAKWELEQQVYRRAARFIVLSEAFRDVLHRRYDVALDKIEIVPGGVDASAFDSTLSRKEARELLGWPSDRPTVLAVRRLQPRMGLEGLIEAVETVRQQVPDVQVMIAGKGALAATLQAQIEARGLSDHVKLLGFVPDADLPLAYRAADVSIVPTVALEGFGLITIESLAAGTPVLVTPIGGLPETVRGLDASLVLDDAAPATVADALAGALTGARPLPSADACQAYARATFDWPVIAAKTAEVYQAVV
- a CDS encoding class I SAM-dependent methyltransferase; protein product: MSAPSATVPDSAAKAFWDETLRQKTLPVIEPAAFYENWRFTKRAFLDRLGDPAGKRVLEVGCGNGYLSMYMAKLGAHVTATDFSTTSIEQLVPLAEKNGVADRVVGHQCDALDLRDLGEQYDLVYGKYILHHVEPFDQFADVLRDVTAEGGRGVFLENNGRNPLLNFSRNYLAGRGGIPKHGDDDEIPLLPEEVEMLRARFPHVEVLHPDFVFFRKLNTYVFKHQAKYGRLLKLTKDIDQALWRTVPPVRKYSYYQIVEFAR